From Daphnia magna isolate NIES linkage group LG2, ASM2063170v1.1, whole genome shotgun sequence:
GAGTCATTCAAGACAGGGTTTTACGGAAGTAAATTTGGCTGTATTTTCACGAGAAAAGGAATGGACAACACTGCTAAACTTGTACAAAGCGATTGGGACACTAATTGGATCACGTCTGTGCAGGTAACACGGGAACAGTTTACAGAACACCGGCAGTCTTCAAATCGGCCAGCATCTTCACGACATGCTCGGGCATTGGGGGAGGAGTAGGCAAATGATCACCGGTGGCCTGGAATCCGTTCTCATCTGCGACCCAGTTGACAGTGAGAACAACACCATCGGGAGTAGTGAAAGAGTAAGATCCTTTGGAGACGGTTCCAATGTCTTCGGGTTTAAGTCCGACTTGTTTCTGGTTGCCGTTTTCCTGCACTTTCGTGCCATCCTCACTCTCGAAGCTGTGACATGAAGATGAGATTCATGCGTAATGTAACAAGACGTCGTTAATTATGAGCAGGTGAAGGATTAACTTACGCAAAGGAATAGCTTCCATCGGCGTTCATTTCGCTGTTGGAtgaaataatttcaatggGTTTCTTGTCTCCTTGCGGCGCGGCAATGGCAACCGCCAAGAAAGCGAGAGCGATGATCTATTCGAACGCCAGAATGAATGCGATTGAAAAGTATTGACCAGTAATAGAAATCCACACGAAGAAAGACTtacgaatttcatttttgcaagTTTTGGAATATCCTGTTGTTCTTCTGGAGAAGGCTAAGAGAGGATTGTGATGATAGTTCTCGGCTGGTTCCTCTTTTATGTACCCCACACGGTCTGAAAGCTGAGGGTCATTCCCTTCTCTTAAGAGGAGAAATTAAGCCTCTCAAGTCCCCCCTCCCCATGCCGATTCCCACTCAAAAGTTCGGGTGATGGCATTTTATTGTTCTTCGATTACTAATCAGAAAGGAACACGAATGCCTTCGAACGAGTGCCGTTTCATGTGAAAGTTCCGAGCAGAGGTGCAACAGCCACCAACTGTCCAAACCATGAACAtattagaaacaaaaaatgcaccTTCCTTATGGCGTAAAATGTTGTGTTCACAACTTGCTTTGCTATGCCAAGTGTATGACAGTTATTCTGCTAGTTTGTAATGGCAACCGGTTGCATGTTTAGAATTTTTATAACTTGCTTAAGATGCAATCAGAATGCGAGAAATTGTTTTGACTAATACTTTCTAGGACGTTGCCTCTCTCAATAAACATCAATTATGCTGCTGTATTGATAGGTAACGTTCACTTTAAAAACAGACATAAGTTGACTGTTCTCGTTTTATATATTTCACAGCAAAGCACGAAATAGGAAATACCTACGCTAGAGTATATGAACTTATGCTACGGAAGATTGGCTATTCCGCAAAATACAGCTATCTTATtcgattttcgtttttttctttcaagttttttaactaaaaacaGTGAGTACGTGTTGTGTAGGTCCTTTCAAGAAGGATTTTTTCAACTAGTTTTCTAACCCATTTTCTAAATGGTCAAACATCCTCATGAATCCAGTATAGAGAAAGGTAATAGTATTCTTGGCTATTTGCCTTGACGAATCGCAGACGGCCCTCCACATGCCTTAACTTTAACTTTGGGAAGCTAGCCGCACATAAAACGATTAGCCACACACGAAAAATTTATCTTTCAGTGGtcgcagaaaaaaaattaaatatgaaatatttttctgtatttcttcatgaaaaaaaaagggaataattACAGTGGACTTTACAAAGCAAAACAGATTCAAAGTCTTGGTTGTGCGGTTACATGTTGATGGGTGATATATGGACATATTTACAGAAGACCGGCAGCTTTCAAGTCGGCCAACATCTTCACGACATGTTCGGGCATGGGGGGAGGAGTGGGCAAAAGTCACCAGTGGCCTGGAATCCGTTTTCATCAGCGACCCAGTTGACGGTGAGGACAACGCCATCCGGAGTAGTGAAAGAGTAAGATCCTTTGGAGACAGTTCCGATATCTTCGGGTTTAGGTCCAACTTGTTTCTGGTTGCCGCTCTCTGACACTTTTGTGCCATCGGCGCTTTCAAAACTGCCAAAAATTGGGATTCAAAATCTAGTCCACAAAATAGAACTTCACCATGAACTTACTCGAAAGAGTAGCTGCCATCAGCGTTCATTTCACTGTTGGAtgaaataatttcaatggGTTTCTTGTCACCTTGTGGTGCAGCCAAAGCTACGGCCAAGAAAGCGAGGGCGACGATCGACTGTTGTACAACAACGAGAAGAGATTAAACAAGATAAAAACGATGTAAATGGAATAAAGATTATGCGGTATTTTACTCTTATCAGCTCTtaccaatttcatttttgtcaaGTATTGGGATTCTGTTGCTCTTCTCTGGACAGCTGAGAAAGAAGTGTGATGATCATTCCAACACTGGCCATCTTTTATATTCCTCCACGGCTTGAAATTCAaaggccttcccactttctGAATGGGTGTATGAAATTGGTGATTCCACAAAGATTCCGCCTCAGACAGAaatggagaaagaaaacgtCAGTGTTCCGAAATTCAGTATGCAACGGACAGTTGGTGGACCTTCACTGAAATAAAAGTTGGCGCGGAGCCATTAGACGCACCTCTGCGGTTAGCTCAGAGTGTCTGCAAAATGTCAGGAATTGAGATGGAAGCTTGTACGGAATCGAGTAAAAGTGAGGACAGATATTCCTTCCGTTCACAGGGAGTTTTACCGGTTAGGCGACATTCACTGTTCCTATCCACATCATTAGTTTATAATGGCACTGTCAACAAGCAAGCCTttaaaggaaatttaaaaatatgattttttttataagatGGCAACAGATCTGATGGGGAGGGACCGTATTCCGGGAAAACTAACTAGCAACATCTCATCTGCTTTAATTGCACACTGAACGCTATTTTAATACGGAAAAGGTTTACCACAACTAGAAATGTACTTTGTTCTCATTTTCACCACCAAATCTATGCAAAACGTGGAAGTGGTATCATTAAGTTGAACGGGAAAATCTGTCGCGTTTAGAATCATATTCCGCGGAAGATGGGTTGTGGGTTTACTGCCGTCCATCAAGTGTGCAGTCTTGATTGTTTCATTTACAAGTAGCAACAATTTGTTGGCTGTTGTAATAACGAGAAGAGATACGGTTTTACGGAAATAGACGTTTGCTATGTATTCCACTTCCAGAAAAAGTAGGGAGCATTGCTATTGAAGTGGTACAAAGTGATCGGaacaatttcattttggttttgttgtttACAAGTGGATGGGTAATATATGTACAGGTTTACAGAACACCGGCAGCCTTCAAATCAGCCAACATCTTCACGACGTGCTCGGGCATGGGGGAGGAGTAGGCAAATGATCACCGGTGGCCTGGAATCCATTCTCATCAGCGACCCAGTTGACGGTGAGGACAACACCATCGGGAGTAGTGAAAGAGTAAGATCCTTTGGAGACGGTTCCAATGTCTTCGGGTTTAGGTCCGACTTGTTTCTGGTTGCCGCTCTCTGACACTTTTGTGCCATCGGCACTCTCGAAACTATGAAATGAAGATGAAATTCATTCTTAGTGTGTCAAGACGTTGTAAATTATCAGCAATTGAAGGATTAACTTACGCAAACGAGTAACTGCCATCGGCGTTCATTTCGCTGTTGGatgaaataatttcaattgGTTTCTTGTCTCCTTGCGGTGCGGCAAtggcaacagccaagaaagcgaGAGCAATGATCTATTGCAACGCCAGAATTATTGAGATTGTTAAGTATGAACATGTAATAGAAAATTGCTGGAGCAAAGACTtacgaatttcatttttgcaagTTTTGGATTATCCTGTTGTTCTTCTGGAGAAGGCTGAGAGAGGATTGTGATGATAGTTCTCGGCAGGTTCCTCTTTTATGTACCCCACACGGTCTGAAAGCTGAGGGTCATTCCCTTCTCTTACGTTGAAGAATTGACTCTCCCAAAGTCTCCCCGCAATGTCGATTTTCAATCAGAAACTTCGGACGATGTCATAAGAAACGCATTTGAcccactttttaaaaaagacaACCCCTATCCTTTGGTCTACTATTCATTTCAGTCATTTTATTGAGATATGGCACTGCCATCGAGTGACAATCCAACATCCTGTGAAAACCGGAACTCCCCACTAACGAAATAAACCGGAcaacaattttgatttggaattCGATTAAACCTATTGCTAAAACCAATATGAAACGCCTATTTCGAATAGGTGATTAGCTTTGTGTTAGTtatggatatttttttttaccaaatcGGAATCAAAGTGACTTAGATAAACCCACTTTGAATTCAAGTGACTCAAAAACTATGTGTCTCACTTAAAAACAAGGTCATTTTTCTTGATCCTTGTTAAATTTTCTACCTAAGTGACATATTTTGATAGTTACATCTAGGTTTTTGATAAAATAATGAAATGAGCAAAATagtcgggcttattttgttgtgcttattttttaaatccatttttttcgtgaaaaaacTCGGACTTAAAATTTTAACTTGGATTTCGATTAGATCTAACCTGTAATAACCCATTTCATTTGCTGATTTCCAATAAAATATCAGTTTCCTTTGTTAAATACgtagaatttaaaataaaacggaAATAAGAAGACGCGGACAGTATAAATCCCTTAATTTCACTTAAGTAACCCCATAGTTACAATATAAAAACGCAAACGATTGCCCAGgaataatttgttttccaGCAGTAGTAGCAAAATGGTTttaattaaaacaaatttttctttattaaaaaaaacaaaggagaTAATTACATTGGACTTTGCCAAAAGAGGCAACGGATTCAAGAATTTGGTCGAGGGGCTACAAGTTGATAGGTAATCAATGGACAGATTTACAGAAGACCAGCAGCTTTCAAGTCGGCCAACATCTTCACGACATGCTCGGGCATGGGGGAGGAGTAGGCAAATGGTCACCGGTGGCCTGGAATCCTTTCTCATCAGCAACCCAGTTAACAGTGAGGACAACACCATCGGGAGTAGTGAAAGAGTAGGATCCTTTGGAGACGGTTCCAATATCCTCGGGTTTAGGTCCGACTTGTTTCTGGTTGCCACTTTCCTGCACTTTAGTGCCATCGGCACTCTCGAAACTGGCAAAAATTGAGATTTTAAATCCAGTCCACAAAATGGAATTGCACCATGAACTTACTCGAAAGAGTAGCTGCCATCAGCGTTCATTTCGCTATTGGAtgaaataatttcaatggGTTTCTTGTCACCTTGCGGTGCAGCCACAGCTACGGCCAAGAAAGCGAGTGCGATAATCTGTTATGAAATAAGAAGGACAATGGGATATCAAATTAGAATGGGAATGGAAACTGATTAAAGCTCAAGTAATCACTTACGAATTTCATTCTGGAAAGTTTAGTTATTTTGTTCCTTGTCTGAAGACAGTTGAAGAGGATGTGTGATGATGGTCGGACATGCTGGCCAGCTTTTATATCCCTCCTTTTCTTGTATACGAAGGATGCGCTCACTTCGGAGAACATTG
This genomic window contains:
- the LOC116915525 gene encoding larval cuticle protein LCP-22 isoform X3, coding for MKFIIALAFLAVAIAAPQGDKKPIEIISSNSEMNADGSYSFAFESEDGTKVQENGNQKQVGLKPEDIGTVSKGSYSFTTPDGVVLTVNWVADENGFQATGDHLPTPPPMPEHVVKMLADLKTAGVL
- the LOC123469739 gene encoding LOW QUALITY PROTEIN: larval cuticle protein LCP-22-like (The sequence of the model RefSeq protein was modified relative to this genomic sequence to represent the inferred CDS: inserted 1 base in 1 codon) — protein: MKLSIVALAFLAVALAAPQGDKKPIEIISSNSEMNADGSYSFDFESADGTKVSESGNQKQVGPKPEDIGTVSKGSYSFTTPDGVVLTVNWVADENGFQATGDXLPTPPPMPEHVVKMLADLKAAGLL
- the LOC123466339 gene encoding LOW QUALITY PROTEIN: larval cuticle protein 1-like (The sequence of the model RefSeq protein was modified relative to this genomic sequence to represent the inferred CDS: inserted 1 base in 1 codon), with translation MKFIIALAFLAVAIAAPQGDKKPIEIISSNSEMNADGSYSFAFESADGTKVSESGNQKQVGPKPEDIGTVSKGSYSFTTPDGVVLTVNWVADENGFQATGDHLPTPPPXPEHVVKMLADLKAAGVL
- the LOC116915529 gene encoding LOW QUALITY PROTEIN: larval cuticle protein 1 (The sequence of the model RefSeq protein was modified relative to this genomic sequence to represent the inferred CDS: inserted 1 base in 1 codon) — its product is MFSEVSASFVYKKRRDIKAGQHVRPSSHILFNCLQTRNKITKLSRMKFIIALAFLAVAVAAPQGDKKPIEIISSNSEMNADGSYSFDFESADGTKVQESGNQKQVGPKPEDIGTVSKGSYSFTTPDGVVLTVNWVADEKGFQATGDHLPTPPPXPEHVVKMLADLKAAGLL